Sequence from the Bubalus kerabau isolate K-KA32 ecotype Philippines breed swamp buffalo chromosome 17, PCC_UOA_SB_1v2, whole genome shotgun sequence genome:
CTCTGGGGCCTGCAGCAGGCTGGACTTGTGGGTGAGTGACTCTAAAATGTGGACCAGCCGTGGGGGGCTTTGCCAGACTCCTCACCcagctcccttctcctccagctctgAAGATCCTATGTTGACCAGAGCCATGCCCTGAGACCTCCATCTTAGGTCCTTCCCAACTGGGCAGTGCTCCAGATGGGCCTGCAGCCTTGGTTTAGGTCCCTGCCAGATGAGTCTGGGCTTCTGCAGATGACAGCTGAGTAGGGGCCTGGCTCCCAGCTGTGCGTGGGCTGCCAAGGCTGGGAAGCCTGCATTACCACCtgcttcctcctgccctctgttACCACACTGCCAGCCTGGTTCCCCTGAGGCACAGCTCAACATCCCTTTGAGGGCTCTGCCCAGGTCACATCAGGgtggttttctgtttttattattttaataaatacatatcaTATGTCTGCAGAACGCAAGACACTACACTGGGTGTTCTCTCTTTGCTCATCCCACTGGCTCTTCATATCAACCTTGCTGGGGGTATCATTTATCCCGTTTAATGGACAAGGAAATAGAGGCCCTTAAACTCATTTGATATCAGGTCCAAGGTTAGCAGGAGAGGGTCATTTTACTGAGCTCTTTGCCTTCAGGCTGCCCTGTTCTGCtcccttctttctcattttctgggCCCCAAACCCATTCAACCTTGAAAGTTGGTAATTCAGACTTCTTCCCAGGGGCAAGGGGAGGTTTGCAATTTCCACTCAGGTCTCCAACCTGGTTTTCCTATGGGTTCAGTGAACTCTttgggggcaggaagggaggggagaacaTCAGACCATAATCATAGTAATCCTAGTAATAGGTAATAActactgagtgcttactatgtattgctgctaagtcacttcagtcgtgtccgactctgtgcctaTGTATTAAGGCACTGGTTAAATAAGGAACTTTCTGAGGTAGACACTATGATTATTCTCAGTATGTAGAAGTGGAAACTGAGGTTCCCAGAGGTTGCACAGGATGTTCGAGTCCCACCAGTGGTGAGTGCTTTTCATACTGTATTCAGCCCTCATGGATGGATAGCCCCTCCCCCTCCTGCTAAGAATTGTGCATGTTGCCTTCCTTAGGCTGAGAACTACGATGTGGGAGAAGGCACTCTTTTGTTCTCCTAATAAAGCCAGTCAGCAGCCTATTTCCACCTGATGGTGGTTAttattgctgttgctaagttTTTTCTTGTTAGTGCCATCTTAGCTCTCCAGGTTACACAGAGCTTTTGTAGCCATTTCCCTGCTTGATTTCTGCAGCAGTCTTGTCAGGCAGGCATATGAGGAGATATGGCTTATGAGAAGTCAGGTGGCAGTGCCCGTGCCCATGTCATAGAGCGGGTAAGTGGCAAAGACAGCCCTTAGGCTCAGGACCTAAGGTCTCCTGTTGCAGGCTGACGCGCTTTTCACCGTACCAAGTCCTCTCAGGGCATCCTTGTTTCAACAGTCTGGGCCTGTTGCTGGGGCTGCTGTAGGCAATTCAGTACCTCACTGTCTGCTGTCCCTCGAAAGCCCCTAGAGTGCAGGCTGGCTTGCTGGACTTCCTGCTGTTTGGGAGCCTCATCTCAGCAGTGGATCCCGTGGCCGTGCTGGCTGTCTTTGAGGAGGTGCACGTCAACGAGACCCTCTTTATCATCGTCTTTGGCGAGTCCCTGCTCAACGATGCAGTCACCGTGGTGAGAGTGCACAGTGGGCTGCCGTTGCTTGACCCCACACTGCCATGCTTTTGACCAGGCTCAGACCCTTCCccagatcccctggggaagaaatcCGGTCTCCGCCTTCCCCCATCATCACTCCTGATGCACCACTTCTCACTCAGGTGCTGTACAAGGTCTGCAACTCTTTTGTGGAGATGGGCTCTGCCAACGTGCGGGCCACTGACTACCTGAAGGGAGTCGGTCAGTATCTCCCCCTTCTTGGCGGGCGCTGGAGGCTGCCTCCCTTGGGTTGCTGAGCCCCTCCCCCACTGCATCTGGACAGAGGATGCTGCTGGGGTGCCtcattcctcccttccctcctccacggAGAAACAGGGCCCTGAGAACCCGAGAAGGAGGGGCTTTCCTGCACTCCTGACCCctggggagcatggtgggcaTCCTTCTCCACTCCCCCCAGGCAGCAGTCTTGTTGGCCCGGGAGGGGTCCCAGCCAGGGGTCATGCTGACAACCcactcctcccccagcctccttgTTTGTGGTCAGTCTGGGCGGGGCAGCCGTGGGCTTAGTCTTTGCCTTCCTCCTGGCCCTGACCACACGCTTCACCAAGCGGGTCCGCATCATCGAGCCGCTGCTGGTCTTCCTCCTCGCCTACGCAGCCTACCTTACCGCTGAAATGGCCTCGCTCTCTGCCATTCTTGCGTGAGTCCTGTGGGCGCCGAGCACGCAGGCAGCTGGGAGGGGGCGCTGGAGATGGTTGCCCTTCACACAGACAGACGCAGGACCTTGAGAAGTCTATAGGTTTCCCTGAGTGGGAGCTTCAAATTTCCCAGGGGAGACACTAAACCTCAGGGAACATTACAGGACCCACTTCTAGAACTGTCCTGGGCCCCCAGAACCCATTTTTCCCATgcctaaggaaatggcaacccactccagtgttcttgcctggagaatcccagggatgggggagcctggtgggctgctgtctatggggtcgcatagagttggacacgactgaagcgacttagcagcaaagtgtTCTCTGGGGTGTGGGCTGAGCCAAACGTGGACTTTGAGGCCTGGTGCCATGGCTCTGGTGGTCACACAACTCTGAAAGGTGCTTCAGGCAGTCTGTGCCAGTCAGATCATGTTTTCTCTGCCTTCCCCTCCAGAAGGCACTGAGTGGGAAGCCTGGCGATTCCGACCCTTTTAGCCCAGGACTACCACTACCAGCCTGGGATGGGCTCCGTGCCTCGCTGTGCTTTGGCTCTGAGTCTGACATCCTGTGACGGGCATCCTCTCCTGTGCATGCTCAGACCCCAGAGGCTGTGCTTCCTGCGGCCCCTCCTCATCGCCCTGACTCTCCATTCCTTTCCCAGGGTGACTATGTGTGGCCTGGGCTGTAAGAAGTATGTGGAGGCCAACATCTCCCATAAGTCCCGCACAGCTGTCAAGTACACCATGAAGACTCTAGCCAGCTGCGCGGAGACCGTCATCTTCATGCTGCTCGGCATCTCGGCCGTGGACTCTTCCAAGTGGGCCTGGGACTCTGGGCTGGTGCTGGGCACCCTCTTCTTCATCCTGTTCTTCCGAGCCCTCGGTATAGCCGGAACCCTCTGCTTTCCTatcccccctgcccctgccccccaccccagctcatcTCACCCTCTGAGTCCACATCCTTGTCCTCCTAGTGTTGCTCAGCCCTCCCAGCCCTTCAGACCTGAGCCCTGATACTGGGTGCCAGCTGCAGCCAGTGCCCTCCACTCCCAACACCCTGCTCCCACTGGCCTCCCTCCTGCTGTAGGCGTAGTCCTGCAGACGTGGGTGCTGAATCAGTTCCGGCTGGTCCCTCTGGACAAGATTGACCAGGTGGTGATGTCCTATGGGGGCCTGCGGGGGGCTGTGGCCTTCGCTCTCGTCATCCTCCTGGACAGGACCAAGGTCCCTGCCAAGGACTACTTTGTAGCCACCACAATTGTGGTGGTCTTCTTCACAGTCATCGTGCAGGTGGGAGCACCCAGGAGGCTGGATGGGGAGAGGGTCTGGCAGGCCCTGGGGAGGCCTGGAGCCTATGGGAGAGGGGTTCCTTTTCCTGTTGGGGGCCGCAGGGGCTTGACTTCCCAGACTCTGAGAGCAGTGAGGTGGAGATATGGAAACTGAAGCCTAACTGCGGGGAGAGAAAGGCAGCAGAGAATTGGCCAGGGCAGGGCTCACTGGCTGCCTGTCCATAGGGCCTGACCATCaagccactggtcaagtggctgaagGTGAAGAGGAGTGAGCATCACAAACCCACCCTGAACCAGGAGCTGCATGAGCACGTGGGTACCAGAACCCCATGCCCCCACctgtccctctctcccttctcctatTCTGAGCAGAGTCCTGATCCAGTCCCCCTACCCACCCCCCTTCTAGACTTTTGACCACATTCTGGCTGCAGTGGAGGACGTTGTGGGGCACCATGGCTATCACTACTGGAGGGACAGGTGAGGGAGCTGCCCCCAGGCTccttcagcagcagcagaagcaccccctccccctccagccAGGGCAGCATGGGGGACATGCCACACTTCTGAGAAGGGTCACATCAAGGTGCAGGCTGGGTGACCTGTCCCTGAAGCCCCTCAGGCAGTGCTGGTGTCCCCGTACTCTCAGGATAAGACAAGGTTCCCCAGTGAGGCCTGCCCGGCcctgccctgcgtggtctggcacCTCCAGACTCCAGCCGCCTTGTGGTCCGCTGTGACTTTGACTCTCGGCCTGCCAATGAAATGAACCCTGTTTTAGAAACTCAGGACCCAccatgctccccctgccctggtcACTGGGACCTTTGCACGTTATTCTTTCTACTAGAACATTCCCTCCCCTCCATCTCGcctccttaacctctctgttcaTCCTTCAGATATTACCACAGGCATCATGTCCTTAGGGAGGCTTCCCTGACTAGGACAAATCCCCATCATACTCTATAATTATCCTTTGTAGTTCCTGTTATGGTTGCGATTTTATAGTTACATGTCATAACTTCATCAATGTCAGGCGCTGTCAGTTCAGTAAGGGCAGGGACCAGCTTCCAGATTTTCCCTGACCGATGCCCACATCAAGAGATGTGGGCCCCACACTGGCGGTGCCCCGGCCCTGTCTGAGGAAGGGCCAGCACTCAGGACGGGGCCTGGCATCCTCTGTAGGTGGGAGCAGTTTGATAAGAAGTACCTGAGTCAGCTGTTGATGCGGCGCTCAGCCTACCGCATCCGGGACCAGATCTGGGATGTGTATTACAGACTCAACATCCGGGACGCCATCAGCTTCGTGGATCAGGTGGGCCAGCAGACAATGGAGAATGGGCGGGTGGCCAGCAGGGCAAGGCAGGAAGCAGGCAGGCAGGCCCTGAGCAGGGAGTTGGAAATTCCCAGTAGATCCATGGACTTGTGAAGTGGCAGCTACAGGAACGAGCCCGGCCTGACGCTGACATTTAGAGTCTAGTGGGCAGTGCAGAAAGGTGGGAGACAGCTGGACTCTGGCGTCAGCAGACGTGGTTCAGATTCTTATCATCTCAGgcttgtgaccttgggtaagtcgtTTGTCCTCTCTGAGCTTCGGTTTCCTCAACTGAAAGAAAGCGACAGTAAGAGTACCTCTGTCACAGAGTTTTGTAGGTGCAGTACAAAAAAGCACCTAGCGCAGTCCCTGGAACATTGAGAGCAAAGTGTGTTAACCAGTGTTACTCCTTTTGTTCCCCTCTATCTGCGCCACCTTCATCTGACTGCCATCTGACCTCTGACATGGCCCCTGCAGGGAGGCCACGTCTTGTCCTCCACTGGGCTCACTCTGCCCTCCATGCCCAGCCGCAATTCTGTGGCAGAGACCTCTGTCACCAACCTGCTGTAAGTCCTGGAGCCCCCTCCCGCTTCCCCACGCTCCTTCCTACTGGGCCCTCTCTCTGAATCCCTTCTGGGGAAGACCCGTGAGCACCTCTGCTTCTGCCCTTCCCCTGGTCCGcgcctcccagcccctccccagcacATGTGTTCCCACCGCCCGCAGGAGGGAGAGTGGCAGTGGAGCGTGTCTGGATCTGCAGGTGATTGACACAGTGCGTAGTGGCCGGGACCGGGAGGACGCGGTGATGCACCATCTGCTCTGCGGAGGCCTCTACAAGCCGCGCCGCAGGGTGAGAGCAGGCAGGGCCTCTGAGTCCTGAGGGGGAGTGAGGTCTGGGGAGGCCGCGATCCAAGGCTCAAGAGGCAACTGGCACCAGCTTGTGGAGAGCTGTAGATGCCCAGTTGAAGAGCATGGGCTTCATCTTGTTGGTTATaacctttagttttgtttttgttgttgttgttttgaggaAGGTTGGCCTGTTACAAGGATGGTTTAAGGATGTCTTCTCTGGTAGCAGAGAGCAGATCTAAT
This genomic interval carries:
- the SLC9A5 gene encoding sodium/hydrogen exchanger 5 isoform X1; amino-acid sequence: MLRAALPLLGLPLAGAGATEEPTQESGSLGEPPPGLALFRWQWHEVEAPYLVALWILVASLAKIVFHLSRKVTSLVPESCLLILLGLALGGIVLAVAKKAEYQLEPGTFFLFLLPPIVLDSGYFMPSRLFFDNLGAILTYAMVGTLWNAFTTGAALWGLQQAGLVAPRVQAGLLDFLLFGSLISAVDPVAVLAVFEEVHVNETLFIIVFGESLLNDAVTVVLYKVCNSFVEMGSANVRATDYLKGVASLFVVSLGGAAVGLVFAFLLALTTRFTKRVRIIEPLLVFLLAYAAYLTAEMASLSAILAVTMCGLGCKKYVEANISHKSRTAVKYTMKTLASCAETVIFMLLGISAVDSSKWAWDSGLVLGTLFFILFFRALGVVLQTWVLNQFRLVPLDKIDQVVMSYGGLRGAVAFALVILLDRTKVPAKDYFVATTIVVVFFTVIVQGLTIKPLVKWLKVKRSEHHKPTLNQELHEHTFDHILAAVEDVVGHHGYHYWRDRWEQFDKKYLSQLLMRRSAYRIRDQIWDVYYRLNIRDAISFVDQGGHVLSSTGLTLPSMPSRNSVAETSVTNLLRESGSGACLDLQVIDTVRSGRDREDAVMHHLLCGGLYKPRRRYKASCSRHFISEDAQERQDKEVFQQNMKRRLESFKSTKHNICFTKSKPRLRKASRKKKDGVANTEATDGKPPRDLGFHDTAAVILTVESEEEEDSDSSETEKEDDEGIIFVARATSEVLQEGKVSGSLEVCPSPRIIPPSPTCAEKELPWKSAQGDLAVYVSSETTKIVPVDMQTGWNQSISSLESLASPPCTQAPTMTRLPPCPRAPEEPQAPLKLPLSSDPRSCFAFPPSLAKAGRSRSESSADIPRQQELQPLMGHEDHTHLSPGTANSHWCIHFNKGGRL
- the SLC9A5 gene encoding sodium/hydrogen exchanger 5 isoform X2, producing MASLSAILAVTMCGLGCKKYVEANISHKSRTAVKYTMKTLASCAETVIFMLLGISAVDSSKWAWDSGLVLGTLFFILFFRALGVVLQTWVLNQFRLVPLDKIDQVVMSYGGLRGAVAFALVILLDRTKVPAKDYFVATTIVVVFFTVIVQGLTIKPLVKWLKVKRSEHHKPTLNQELHEHTFDHILAAVEDVVGHHGYHYWRDRWEQFDKKYLSQLLMRRSAYRIRDQIWDVYYRLNIRDAISFVDQGGHVLSSTGLTLPSMPSRNSVAETSVTNLLRESGSGACLDLQVIDTVRSGRDREDAVMHHLLCGGLYKPRRRYKASCSRHFISEDAQERQDKEVFQQNMKRRLESFKSTKHNICFTKSKPRLRKASRKKKDGVANTEATDGKPPRDLGFHDTAAVILTVESEEEEDSDSSETEKEDDEGIIFVARATSEVLQEGKVSGSLEVCPSPRIIPPSPTCAEKELPWKSAQGDLAVYVSSETTKIVPVDMQTGWNQSISSLESLASPPCTQAPTMTRLPPCPRAPEEPQAPLKLPLSSDPRSCFAFPPSLAKAGRSRSESSADIPRQQELQPLMGHEDHTHLSPGTANSHWCIHFNKGGRL